In Toxotes jaculatrix isolate fToxJac2 chromosome 20, fToxJac2.pri, whole genome shotgun sequence, the following proteins share a genomic window:
- the si:ch73-173p19.1 gene encoding uncharacterized protein si:ch73-173p19.1 isoform X2, protein MSSAASPTIGELFLILSEMGFTEEQIQAAIQAGHFSVPEAAEWLLQGQYPRHRLVKQPVSSQPAETAFSAFNPPKEAASTSESHTPPTGSKEPLPVESRIKQDKSDFEEQERKRVAQEARAERRQKKQERELVLKRIAEDRRSMQEKIQTSAVTQTSPPHGQGQKLGGKIQTNVDNNCILMIRLPSGESMRERFPADAPLRSVVEHITGRHPSLPSFSLLQGFPRKRFGEAELACSLHSLGLTPNAALCIQTTPPETPQDPPSPADPPLAGQNEPPLCPVPPQPHIPVLQGAGGQDLVLPPPLPNQLWEEAVNYAGIPGVGPSLSGPSHFWGRGQRLVPGDPEEAAGIEIDEEQEGEEEPPDMLNGMPRLPFFPENRIRGGFEPRHHWPEQGNRLREAPAENPAEAEDAGRVAPVAAGLAAVERLQRAAQQEDPRASQGQPSPPKRPFRTPSVPSLCALATRATVHLMTAPSMQYSSSLACLTPELAELLLNHMSRERLLRPRTLELFFGCPLQKFVLNCYPYSTNELLRQLRAFTALKHLSLVNSPLITDSGLSILSSLVKLQYLNLASCSKLTDSCLQHIRGLKSLSFLSLDQTKVTDAGMVLYLQSAPSCLSQLSLNQTAVTEATLVVLPTYVPQLRLLSIKQTKVEDVSALAKLSSLQTLNLDGTGVTEVSLKYLATLPALSSLSLAGIPVTDGNHALQIISGLKLTHLTLPGRHSVKDSGLLYLADLSLLSELDLTDYTQVTDQGVKQLSTMTRLKKLSLSNTQVTDAGLPSLRGLQELQDLCLDRTAVTSRGVAELIVCLPHLEVLGLASTQVGDTVVRRGLIRCNQLVKLNLSRTRITDHGLKFLKHMHLAQVNLDGTGVSLIGIASLLSFTNISSIRASNTRAIPPDEVSDEEWEAQ, encoded by the exons ATGAGTTCTGCTGCCTCTCCG actATAGGGGAGTTATTCCTCATCCTCAGTGAGATGGGTTTCACAGAGGAACAGATCCAGGCGGCCATACAGGCAGGGCATTTTTCTGTGCCAGAGGCAGCCGAGTG GCTCTTACAGGGTCAGTATCCACGGCACAGGTTGGTCAAACAGCCTGTGTCATCACAGCCAGCTGAAAcagcattttctgcttttaaccCACCCAAAGAGGCAGCAAGTACTTCAGAGTCACATACACCTCCCACTGGAAGTAAAG AACCACTACCAGTTGAGTCGCGGATCAAACAAGACAAGAGTGACTTTgaagagcaagaaagaaaacgTGTTGCTCAAGAAgccagagcagagagaagacaaaagaaacag GAGCGGGAACTGGTGTTAAAGCGGATAGCTGAGGATCGGAGGAGCATGCAGGAGAAGATTCAGACCAGTGCGGTCACACAGACGTCTCCTCCCCATGGTCAAGGGCAGAAGCTTGGTGGAAAGATTCAGACAAATGTTGACAACAACTGCATCCTCATG ATTCGGCTGCCATCTGGCGAATCAATGCGTGAACGCTTCCCAGCTGATGCCCCTCTGCGCAGCGTCGTGGAGCACATCACCGGACGTCATCCCTCCCtgccctccttttctctcctccaggGTTTCCCTCGGAAACGCTTTGGGGAGGCAGAACTTGCTTGCTCGCTGCACTCTCTTGGCCTCACGCCCAATGCTGCACTGTGTATTCAGACCACTCCTCCAGAAACACCTCAGGATCCTCCGAGTCCTGCAGATCCACCATTAGCAGGACAGAATGAGCCACCTCTGTGCCCTGTGCCTCCTCAGCCTCATATCCCAGTTCTGCAGGGGGCAGGAGGGCAGGACCTCGTTCTGCCACCTCCACTACCCAACCAGCTGTGGGAAGAAGCAGTGAATTATGCAGGGATCCCTGGAGTTGGACCTTCCCTATCTGGGCCATCTCACTTTTGGG GGCGAGGCCAGAGGCTGGTTCCTGGTGATCCCGAGGAAGCTGCTGGTATAGAGATTGATGAAGAacaagaaggagaggaagaaccACCTGACATGCTTAACG GAATGCCAAGGCTGCCTTTCTTTCCAGAGAACAGGATTCGAGGAGGATTTGAGCCCAGGCACCACTGGCCAGAGCAAGGCAATCGACTCAG GGAGGCTCCAGCAGAAAACCCAGCAGAGGCTGAGGATGCAGGGCGGGTGGCGCCCGTAGCTGCAGGTCTGGCTGCAGTGGAGCGTCTTCAAAGAGCTGCACAGCAAGAAGACCCCCGTGCCTCCCAGGGACAACCATCACCACCTAAAAGACCCTTCAGGACACCCAGCGTGCCATCCCTATGTGCCTTGGCTACCCGCGCAACTGTGCACCTCATGACTG CTCCCAGCATGCAgtacagcagcagtctggctTGCCTGACCCCGGAGCTAGCAGAGCTTCTGCTCAACCACATGTCCCGTGAACGGCTCCTTCGTCCGCGCACTCTGGAGCTCTTCTTCGGCTGCCCATTGCAGAAGTTTGTTCTCAACTGCTACCCTTACTCCACCAACGAGCTCCTGCGGCAGCTAAGGGCCTTTACAGCTCTGAAGCACCTGAGTCTCGTCAACTCACCTCTCATCACTG ACTCTGGTCTGTCAATCCTCTCCAGCCTGGTCAAACTCCAGTACCTCAACCTCGCTTCCTGCAGCAAACTGACTGACTCCTGTCTGCAGCATATTAGAG GTTTGAAGAGTCTGTCTTTCCTGTCCCTGGACCAGACCAAAGTGACCGATGCTGGGATGGTGCTATATCTCCAGTCAGCTCCGTCCTGCCTCTCTCAGCTCAGCCTGAACCAGACGGCAGTGACAGAAGCTACGTTGGTAGTCCTTCCTACCTATGTGCCACAGCTGCGACTTCTCAGCATCAAGCAGACTAAG GTTGAGGATGTCTCAGCTTTGGCAAAGCTGTCCAGCCTGCAGACTCTAAACCTGGATGGGACAGGTGTGACAGAGGTGTCACTGAAGTACCTTGCGACCCTCCCTGCACTGTCCTCCCTCAGTTTGGCGGGAATTCCTGTTACTGATGGCAATCACGCCCTGCAGATCATCTCAG GTCTAAAGTTGACTCATCTCACCCTCCCTGGACGCCACTCTGTGAAAGACAGTGGGTTGTTATACCTCGCtgatctgtctctgctctcagaGCTGGACTTGACAGACTACACACAAGTCACAGACCAGGGAGTCAAACAGCTCTCCACCATGACTAG GTTGAAGAAACTGTCGCTCAGCAACACTCAGGTGACAGATGCAGGGCTTCCTTCTCTGCGCGgcctgcaggagctgcaggaccTGTGTTTGGACCGAACAGCAGTCACCAGCCGAGGAGTGGCTGAACTCATCGTCTGTCTGCCGCACCTCGAG gtgtTGGGGTTAGCCAGCACTCAGGTGGGAGACACGGTAGTGAGGAGAGGTCTGATCCGTTGCAATCAGCTCGTTAAACTTAATCTGAGCCGCACACGGATCACAGACCACG GTCTGAAGTTTTTGAAACACATGCACCTGGCTCAGGTGAACCTGGACGGCACCGGTGTGAGTCTGATTGGTATTGCGAGCCTCCTCTCTTTCACCAACATCAGCAGCATTCGCGCCAGCAACACTCGCGCCATACCGCCCGACGAGGTTTCAGATGAGGAGTGGGAAGCCCAGTGA
- the si:ch73-173p19.1 gene encoding uncharacterized protein si:ch73-173p19.1 isoform X1 encodes MSSAASPTIGELFLILSEMGFTEEQIQAAIQAGHFSVPEAAEWLLQGQYPRHRLVKQPVSSQPAETAFSAFNPPKEAASTSESHTPPTGSKASPSLVLRPSQSCNLSPEPLPVESRIKQDKSDFEEQERKRVAQEARAERRQKKQERELVLKRIAEDRRSMQEKIQTSAVTQTSPPHGQGQKLGGKIQTNVDNNCILMIRLPSGESMRERFPADAPLRSVVEHITGRHPSLPSFSLLQGFPRKRFGEAELACSLHSLGLTPNAALCIQTTPPETPQDPPSPADPPLAGQNEPPLCPVPPQPHIPVLQGAGGQDLVLPPPLPNQLWEEAVNYAGIPGVGPSLSGPSHFWGRGQRLVPGDPEEAAGIEIDEEQEGEEEPPDMLNGMPRLPFFPENRIRGGFEPRHHWPEQGNRLREAPAENPAEAEDAGRVAPVAAGLAAVERLQRAAQQEDPRASQGQPSPPKRPFRTPSVPSLCALATRATVHLMTAPSMQYSSSLACLTPELAELLLNHMSRERLLRPRTLELFFGCPLQKFVLNCYPYSTNELLRQLRAFTALKHLSLVNSPLITDSGLSILSSLVKLQYLNLASCSKLTDSCLQHIRGLKSLSFLSLDQTKVTDAGMVLYLQSAPSCLSQLSLNQTAVTEATLVVLPTYVPQLRLLSIKQTKVEDVSALAKLSSLQTLNLDGTGVTEVSLKYLATLPALSSLSLAGIPVTDGNHALQIISGLKLTHLTLPGRHSVKDSGLLYLADLSLLSELDLTDYTQVTDQGVKQLSTMTRLKKLSLSNTQVTDAGLPSLRGLQELQDLCLDRTAVTSRGVAELIVCLPHLEVLGLASTQVGDTVVRRGLIRCNQLVKLNLSRTRITDHGLKFLKHMHLAQVNLDGTGVSLIGIASLLSFTNISSIRASNTRAIPPDEVSDEEWEAQ; translated from the exons ATGAGTTCTGCTGCCTCTCCG actATAGGGGAGTTATTCCTCATCCTCAGTGAGATGGGTTTCACAGAGGAACAGATCCAGGCGGCCATACAGGCAGGGCATTTTTCTGTGCCAGAGGCAGCCGAGTG GCTCTTACAGGGTCAGTATCCACGGCACAGGTTGGTCAAACAGCCTGTGTCATCACAGCCAGCTGAAAcagcattttctgcttttaaccCACCCAAAGAGGCAGCAAGTACTTCAGAGTCACATACACCTCCCACTGGAAGTAAAG CGTCCCCTTCATTGGTGCTCAGACCATCACAATCATGTAACCTGTCCCCAGAACCACTACCAGTTGAGTCGCGGATCAAACAAGACAAGAGTGACTTTgaagagcaagaaagaaaacgTGTTGCTCAAGAAgccagagcagagagaagacaaaagaaacag GAGCGGGAACTGGTGTTAAAGCGGATAGCTGAGGATCGGAGGAGCATGCAGGAGAAGATTCAGACCAGTGCGGTCACACAGACGTCTCCTCCCCATGGTCAAGGGCAGAAGCTTGGTGGAAAGATTCAGACAAATGTTGACAACAACTGCATCCTCATG ATTCGGCTGCCATCTGGCGAATCAATGCGTGAACGCTTCCCAGCTGATGCCCCTCTGCGCAGCGTCGTGGAGCACATCACCGGACGTCATCCCTCCCtgccctccttttctctcctccaggGTTTCCCTCGGAAACGCTTTGGGGAGGCAGAACTTGCTTGCTCGCTGCACTCTCTTGGCCTCACGCCCAATGCTGCACTGTGTATTCAGACCACTCCTCCAGAAACACCTCAGGATCCTCCGAGTCCTGCAGATCCACCATTAGCAGGACAGAATGAGCCACCTCTGTGCCCTGTGCCTCCTCAGCCTCATATCCCAGTTCTGCAGGGGGCAGGAGGGCAGGACCTCGTTCTGCCACCTCCACTACCCAACCAGCTGTGGGAAGAAGCAGTGAATTATGCAGGGATCCCTGGAGTTGGACCTTCCCTATCTGGGCCATCTCACTTTTGGG GGCGAGGCCAGAGGCTGGTTCCTGGTGATCCCGAGGAAGCTGCTGGTATAGAGATTGATGAAGAacaagaaggagaggaagaaccACCTGACATGCTTAACG GAATGCCAAGGCTGCCTTTCTTTCCAGAGAACAGGATTCGAGGAGGATTTGAGCCCAGGCACCACTGGCCAGAGCAAGGCAATCGACTCAG GGAGGCTCCAGCAGAAAACCCAGCAGAGGCTGAGGATGCAGGGCGGGTGGCGCCCGTAGCTGCAGGTCTGGCTGCAGTGGAGCGTCTTCAAAGAGCTGCACAGCAAGAAGACCCCCGTGCCTCCCAGGGACAACCATCACCACCTAAAAGACCCTTCAGGACACCCAGCGTGCCATCCCTATGTGCCTTGGCTACCCGCGCAACTGTGCACCTCATGACTG CTCCCAGCATGCAgtacagcagcagtctggctTGCCTGACCCCGGAGCTAGCAGAGCTTCTGCTCAACCACATGTCCCGTGAACGGCTCCTTCGTCCGCGCACTCTGGAGCTCTTCTTCGGCTGCCCATTGCAGAAGTTTGTTCTCAACTGCTACCCTTACTCCACCAACGAGCTCCTGCGGCAGCTAAGGGCCTTTACAGCTCTGAAGCACCTGAGTCTCGTCAACTCACCTCTCATCACTG ACTCTGGTCTGTCAATCCTCTCCAGCCTGGTCAAACTCCAGTACCTCAACCTCGCTTCCTGCAGCAAACTGACTGACTCCTGTCTGCAGCATATTAGAG GTTTGAAGAGTCTGTCTTTCCTGTCCCTGGACCAGACCAAAGTGACCGATGCTGGGATGGTGCTATATCTCCAGTCAGCTCCGTCCTGCCTCTCTCAGCTCAGCCTGAACCAGACGGCAGTGACAGAAGCTACGTTGGTAGTCCTTCCTACCTATGTGCCACAGCTGCGACTTCTCAGCATCAAGCAGACTAAG GTTGAGGATGTCTCAGCTTTGGCAAAGCTGTCCAGCCTGCAGACTCTAAACCTGGATGGGACAGGTGTGACAGAGGTGTCACTGAAGTACCTTGCGACCCTCCCTGCACTGTCCTCCCTCAGTTTGGCGGGAATTCCTGTTACTGATGGCAATCACGCCCTGCAGATCATCTCAG GTCTAAAGTTGACTCATCTCACCCTCCCTGGACGCCACTCTGTGAAAGACAGTGGGTTGTTATACCTCGCtgatctgtctctgctctcagaGCTGGACTTGACAGACTACACACAAGTCACAGACCAGGGAGTCAAACAGCTCTCCACCATGACTAG GTTGAAGAAACTGTCGCTCAGCAACACTCAGGTGACAGATGCAGGGCTTCCTTCTCTGCGCGgcctgcaggagctgcaggaccTGTGTTTGGACCGAACAGCAGTCACCAGCCGAGGAGTGGCTGAACTCATCGTCTGTCTGCCGCACCTCGAG gtgtTGGGGTTAGCCAGCACTCAGGTGGGAGACACGGTAGTGAGGAGAGGTCTGATCCGTTGCAATCAGCTCGTTAAACTTAATCTGAGCCGCACACGGATCACAGACCACG GTCTGAAGTTTTTGAAACACATGCACCTGGCTCAGGTGAACCTGGACGGCACCGGTGTGAGTCTGATTGGTATTGCGAGCCTCCTCTCTTTCACCAACATCAGCAGCATTCGCGCCAGCAACACTCGCGCCATACCGCCCGACGAGGTTTCAGATGAGGAGTGGGAAGCCCAGTGA